A stretch of Henckelia pumila isolate YLH828 chromosome 4, ASM3356847v2, whole genome shotgun sequence DNA encodes these proteins:
- the LOC140863230 gene encoding uncharacterized protein: protein MGDRGTENNLLQKMEKRIEKKSKQGKTGKESVVGLLENFGRKASEHEQRSQVEDITENTNHRMNKGKKANKEVKDAKVVDMAKDLSHGQLIGVCGEEGSGDVRNQEKRKKKKSKIEECYLPKYDVGKLEANEVLEEPAEEKDSKVKSGKAAKKESKKQKLMEIRNFGDRERDYDDREQGGVFDDNNEGGVTEKVKGTKRKRGKTNGKDDYCLESQGNCAGAMESKIYDASEEDKAMKNESKSKKMCESLVEDHNDDFSKKVKRKKKKKAVEAEHNEGGDVEKHERKKKKNKTRGNEVEEANKGKDRKAKLVVNDLDDPTPSKSNKKVSFSGQVEVFPLSDDSNTNEMYNEDNLVRGKRFTPEENEMVKAAVYRFIENHNLGDDGLDMVLNSKKYPKLRGCWKEIGAAIPYRPYSSVYFRAQVIFRRSATRKWTQEEYDMVLKYQEVHGNKWEALAKELGKHRWHVKDTWRRIKLRNAKKGQWSQKEYQNLFDLVNIDLQHKLSKEKRSKHGMLRDNISWTAISDKLATRAQALCCLKWYNQLTSPMVAEGLWDDSDDYRLLQQLYRMDAGCVEDVDWDFILDHRSGDLCRKRWNQMVMHIGKYRTKPFSEQVDVLAQRYCPELLEAREIWDNKPIVP from the coding sequence ATGGGTGATCGAGGAACCGAGAATAATTTGCTCCAGAAAATGGAGAAGAGGATTGAGAAAAAGTCGAAGCAAGGTAAAACTGGTAAAGAAAGTGTCGTGGGATTGCTTGAGAATTTTGGTAGGAAAGCGAGTGAGCATGAGCAAAGATCTCAGGTCGAAGATATTACTGAAAATACGAATCATCGAATGAACAAAGGAAAGAAGGCAAATAAAGAAGTGAAAGATGCTAAGGTGGTTGACATGGCGAAGGATTTAAGTCACGGACAATTGATCGGAGTTTGTGGCGAAGAAGGCAGTGGGGATGTGAGGAATCaggaaaaaagaaagaagaaaaagagtaaAATTGAGGAATGCTATTTGCCAAAATATGACGTTGGGAAACTTGAGGCAAATGAGGTTCTAGAAGAGCCCGCAGAAGAAAAAGATTCCAAAGTTAAAAGTGGCAAAGCTGCTAAGAAAGAGAGTAAGAAACAAAAATTGATGGAAATCCGTAACTTTGGTGACAGAGAGAGAGACTATGATGATCGAGAACAAGGTGGGGTATTTGATGATAATAATGAAGGTGGTGTTACTGAGAAGGTTAAGGGGACGAAAAGGAAGAGAGGAAAAACGAATGGCAAGGATGATTATTGCCTAGAGTCACAAGGTAATTGTGCTGGAGCTATGGAGTCCAAAATTTATGATGCTTCAGAGGAAGATAAGGCAATGAAAAATGAAAGCAAGAGTAAAAAAATGTGTGAGTCGCTCGTTGAGGACCACAACGATGATTTTTCTAAAAAGgttaaaagaaagaagaagaagaaggctgTAGAGGCTGAACATAACGAGGGTGGAGATGTGGAGAAACatgaaagaaagaagaaaaagaacaagACACGTGGTAATGAAGTAGAAGAGGCAAATAAAGGCAAGGATAGAAAGGCCAAACTAGTGGTTAATGATTTAGATGATCCTACGCCTTCCAAAAGTAATAAGAAGGTGAGTTTTTCTGGCCAGGTTGAGGTTTTCCCTCTTTCTGATGATTCAAATACCAACGAGATGTACAATGAAGATAATCTTGTGCGAGGTAAGCGGTTCACTCCGGAGGAAAATGAGATGGTCAAAGCGGCTGTTTATCGTTTCATAGAGAATCACAATTTGGGTGACGATGGTTTAGACATGGTTTTGAATAGTAAAAAGTACCCTAAGTTGAGAGGTTGTTGGAAAGAGATAGGAGCTGCCATACCATATAGGCCATATTCTTCTGTCTATTTTCGTGCTCAAGTTATATTTAGAAGGTCTGCAACCCGGAAATGGACTCAAGAAGAATATGATATGGTTCTGAAGTACCAGGAGGTTCATGGCAACAAGTGGGAGGCATTGGCTAAAGAACTTGGCAAGCATAGATGGCATGTAAAGGATACTTGGCGTAGAATAAAACTGCGCAACGCGAAGAAAGGACAATGGTCACAGAAAGAGTATCAGAACCTTTTTGATCTGGTGAACATCGATCTGCAACATAAACTTTCTAAAGAGAAAAGATCGAAACATGGGATGTTGAGGGATAATATAAGCTGGACAGCAATTAGCGATAAATTAGCCACTCGAGCTCAAGCACTTTGCTGCTTAAAGTGGTATAATCAGTTGACATCACCTATGGTGGCTGAAGGCTTGTGGGATGACAGTGACGACTATCGCTTGCTGCAACAGCTTTATCGCATGGATGCAGGCTGCGTTGAAGATGTagactgggattttattcttgATCACAGGTCTGGAGACTTGTGTCGGAAGCGTTGGAACCAAATGGTTATGCACATCGGTAAATATCGTACCAAGCCTTTTTCTGAACAAGTTGACGTGTTGGCACAACGATATTGCCCAGAACTTCTAGAGGCCAGAGAAATATGGGATAACAAACCAATAGTTCCTTGA
- the LOC140864495 gene encoding iron-sulfur cluster assembly protein 1-like codes for MLRHVAKRVLGPGLRSPATVAVRAYHERVVDHYNNPRNVGSFDKSDPNVGTGLVGAPACGDVMKLQIRVDDESGKIVDACFKTFGCGSAIASSSVATEWVKGKQMEEVLSIKNTEIAKHLSLPPVKLHCSMLAEDAIKAAVKDYEAKRAKSNGAQAAVAPVEKAADA; via the exons ATGTTGCGGCACGTAGCTAAAAGAGTTCTCGGCCCAGGATTACGATCTCCGGCGACGGTAGCGGTGCGCGCGTACCACGAGAGAGTGGTGGATCACTACAACAACCCGAGGAACGTCGGATCGTTCGATAAGAGCGATCCGAATGTCGGGACGGGGCTGGTGGGAGCCCCTGCTTGTGGCGACGTCATGAAATTGCAGATTAGGGTCGACGATGAGAGTGGGAAAATCGTCGATGCTTGTTTCAAGACGTTTGGGTGCGGCTCTGCGATCGCCTCTTCTTCCGTTG CTACCGAATGGGTGAAAGGTAAACAGATGGAGGAAGTCCTGTCAATCAAGAATAC AGAAATTGCGAAGCATCTCTCTCTTCCACCCGTGAAACTCCACTGCAGCATGCTTGCTGAGGATGCAATAAAGGCTGCTGTCAAAGATTACGAGGCCAAGCGTGCTAAGTCAAACGGAGCTCAGGCGGCGGTTGCACCTGTGGAGAAAGCTGCTGATGCTTGA
- the LOC140863600 gene encoding probable protein phosphatase 2C 25, producing MSSCAVAASNSPVFSPSSSSCMCSPKSCSSPRLFRVQKTSSPSGLIRASVGGDFPAVLKRKRPPRLDIPIVLVDSSVKREAAEERVEVEGDGFSVCCKKGRREVMEDRYAAVVDLHGDSNQAFFGVFDGHGGVKAAEFAAENLVKNVVHELERREDDDGIELAVKKGFLTTDSDFLRQDQQGGTCCVTALITQGNLVVSNAGDCRAVVSSGGVAEALTSDHRPSREDERDRIEGLGGFVENRNGVWRVLGSLAVSRAIGDQYLKQWITSEPDTRILTLKPEHEFLILASDGLWDKVTNQEAIDIARPLVANLDEPMALSACRKLVDLSVSRGAIDDISVMLIQLGKFANTLGELAR from the exons ATGTCTTCTTGCGCTGTTGCGGCATCCAATTCTCCTGTTTTTTCACCTTCTTCGTCTTCTTGCATGTGTTCTCCCAAGTCTTGTTCGTCTCCGAGGCTTTTCCGGGTTCAGAAGACGTCTTCGCCAAGTGGGCTCATCAGGGCTTCGGTTGGCGGTGATTTTCCGGCCGTTCTGAAGAGGAAGAGGCCGCCAAGATTGGATATTCCGATTGTTTTGGTGGATTCTTCGGTGAAAAGGGAGGCGGCGGAGGAGAGGGTGGAGGTGGAGGGAGATGGGTTTTCCGTGTGTTGTAAGAAGGGGAGGAGGGAGGTGATGGAGGATCGGTATGCTGCTGTTGTTGATCTTCATGGTGATTCGAATCAG GCTTTCTTTGGTGTTTTTGATGGGCATGGAGGCGTAAAAGCTGCTGAGTTTGCAGCGGAGAACTTGGTCAAGAACGTGGTACATGAGTTGGAAAGAAGGGAAGATGACGATGGAATCGAATTGGCGGTGAAGAAAGGTTTCTTGACCACGGATTCGGATTTTCTCAGGCAAGATCAGCAGGGTGGAACATGCTGTGTGACAGCATTGATTACACAAGGCAATCTAGTCGTATCCAATGCCGGTGACTGTCGTGCAGTCGTCAGCAGTGGCGGGGTTGCTGAGGCGCTCACTTCTGATCACCGCCCCTCTCGTGAAGACGAGAGAGACAGAATTGAGGGACTG GGTGGATTTGTCGAAAACCGCAATGGCGTCTGGAGAGTTTTGGGATCCTTAGCAGTCTCCAGAGCTATTGGAGACCAGTACCTTAAGCAATGGATTACATCAGAACCAGACACAAGAATCCTTACGCTTAAACCCGAGCACGAGTTCCTCATCCTAGCTTCTGATGGATTATGGGACAAG GTCACCAATCAAGAAGCCATTGATATCGCCCGACCCCTGGTTGCAAACCTCGATGAGCCGATGGCACTGTCTGCCTGTAGAAAGCTTGTTGATCTCTCGGTTTCGAGAGGCGCCATCGACGACATAAGCGTGATGCTTATTCAACTGGGAAAATTTGCCAACACATTGGGCGAATTAGCCCGATAA
- the LOC140863704 gene encoding uncharacterized protein isoform X1, with the protein MKDTFATNPKLGTKEFKDYICRKFKCRVSKKVAYIAKLKALKLLQGSHEEQFSKIRNYCAEFKRSDEGATIILKLNEDDEGVSRFQRLYICFTACRVGFKDFCRRVIGVDGCFLKGKYGGQLLTAVGLDPNSNIFPLCYALVERDNDSWTWFLKLLDDDIGPLNEDSWTFMSDKQKGLIPAFEDLFLYAAHQFCVRHLHSNMKHDGFKSLSIKNALWAAAKATRIEEFHRRMQVLKAIEPAAYECLGKKPENHWTRSHFSTVSKTDILTNNMCEIFNSMILDSREMPIIQMFESIRNMLMNRFVMNREKAKKWNSEICPKIRDLLVQNSKLDAGYSPMMSYEMHFQIMNMSEQHSVDLSTRSCSCRKWDLTGIPCKHAICAIWYKKEDPGACIHPHYMTNTYNRCYAMSIMPVNGQDLWPDCDFTPPLPPVYTEKIGRPAKLRRREPDEPPPASKNKQAQKKARKLNGAKRSTSCRKCGKPGHNQRSCKVNVEVQQPMETQQSTALAEETTTATTMPTKKDLAKRPSHSAACSSTISSTKVNESVDIQKPAFVKGGRNFTTVARLRAYKNAISGMGQSSSSPMHLSQESVKKK; encoded by the exons ATGAAAGATACCTTTGCAACAAATCCTAAATTGGGAACAAAAGAATTTAAGGATTATATTTGTAGAAAATTCAAGTGCAGAGTATCAAAAAAGGTAGCTTATATAGCTAAATTAAAAGCACTGAAGTTGCTGCAAGGGTCACACGAGGAGCAGTTTAGCAAGATAAGGAATTATTGTGCGGAGTTTAAAAGATCAGACGAAGGAGCCACAATAATTTTGAAGTTAAATGAGGATGATGAAGGGGTAAGCAGATTTCAAAGGTTATACATCTGTTTCACAGCTTGTAGAGTGGGGTTCAAAGATTTTTGCAGACGTGTCATTGGTGTTGATGGATGTTTTCTTAAAGGAAAATACGGTGGACAATTGTTGACAGCTGTGGGATTAGATCCCAATAGTAACATATTTCCACTATGTTATGCATTGGTTGAGCGTGATAATGACAGTTGGACATGGTTTTTGAAGCTGTTGGATGATGATATTGGACCTTTGAATGAAGATAGTTGGACCTTTATGTCAGACAAGCAGAAGGGACTAATTCCTGCGTTTGAGGATTTGTTCCTTTATGCAGCGCATCAATTTTGTGTAAGACATTTGCACAGCAATATGAAACACGATGGATTCAAGAGCCTATCGATTAAGAACGCATTATGGGCTGCAGCAAAAGCAACAAGAATTGAAGAATTTCATCGACGAATGCAGGTACTAAAGGCCATTGAACCAGCTGCCTATGAATGTCTTGGGAAGAAGCCTGAAAATCACTGGACCAGGTCACACTTTAGCACTGTTTCGAAAACTGACATCTTGACAAACAATATGTGTGAAATTTTCAATAGTATGATATTAGATTCCAGGGAGATGCCAATAATCCAGATGTTCGAGTCAATAAGAAATATGTTGATGAATAGATTTGTGATGAATAGGGAGAAGGCCAAAAAATGGAACAGTGAAATTTGTCCAAAGATAAGAGATTTGTTGGTTCAGAATTCGAAATTGGATGCTGGATATTCACCTATGATGTCATATGAAATGCATTTCCAAATAATGAATATGTCTGAGCAGCATTCTGTTGACCTATCTACTAGGTCTTGTAGTTGCAGGAAATGGGATTTGACTGGCATTCCTTGCAAACATGCTATATGTGCGATTTGGTACAAGAAAGAAGATCCGGGGGCATGCATTCATCCTCATTACATGACCAACACATACAACAGATGCTATGCAATGTCAATAATGCCTGTAAATGGACAAGATTTGTGGCCTGACTGCGATTTTACACCACCATTACCTCCAGTGTACACTGAAAAAATTGGAAGACCGGCAAAATTACGAAGAAGGGAACCAGATGAACCACCCCCTGCATCTAAGAACAAACAAGCTCAGAAAAAGGCGCGTAAGTTGAATGGTGCTAAAAGATCCACCAGTTGCAGGAAATGTGGTAAACCAGGCCATAACCAGAGGTCGTGCAAGGTGAATGTAGAGGTGCAACAACCTATGGAAACACAACAAAGCACTGCTTTGGCAGAGGAGACTACAACAGCTACTACTATGCCTACAAAGAAAGATCTG GCAAAGAGACCTAGTCATAGTGCAGCTTGCTCGAGCACAATATCATCCACGAAA GTGAATGAGTCCGTTGATATTCAGAAACCTGCTTTTGTCAAGGGTGGAAGAAACTTCACTACGGTAGCACGACTCAGAGCTTACAAAAATGCTATAAGTGGAATGGGACAATCAAGCTCTTCTCCAATGCATCTATCTCAAGAATCTGttaaaaagaaataa
- the LOC140863704 gene encoding uncharacterized protein isoform X2, whose amino-acid sequence MKDTFATNPKLGTKEFKDYICRKFKCRVSKKVAYIAKLKALKLLQGSHEEQFSKIRNYCAEFKRSDEGATIILKLNEDDEGVSRFQRLYICFTACRVGFKDFCRRVIGVDGCFLKGKYGGQLLTAVGLDPNSNIFPLCYALVERDNDSWTWFLKLLDDDIGPLNEDSWTFMSDKQKGLIPAFEDLFLYAAHQFCVRHLHSNMKHDGFKSLSIKNALWAAAKATRIEEFHRRMQVLKAIEPAAYECLGKKPENHWTRSHFSTVSKTDILTNNMCEIFNSMILDSREMPIIQMFESIRNMLMNRFVMNREKAKKWNSEICPKIRDLLVQNSKLDAGYSPMMSYEMHFQIMNMSEQHSVDLSTRSCSCRKWDLTGIPCKHAICAIWYKKEDPGACIHPHYMTNTYNRCYAMSIMPVNGQDLWPDCDFTPPLPPVYTEKIGRPAKLRRREPDEPPPASKNKQAQKKARKLNGAKRSTSCRKCGKPGHNQRSCKVNVEVQQPMETQQSTALAEETTTATTMPTKKDLVNESVDIQKPAFVKGGRNFTTVARLRAYKNAISGMGQSSSSPMHLSQESVKKK is encoded by the exons ATGAAAGATACCTTTGCAACAAATCCTAAATTGGGAACAAAAGAATTTAAGGATTATATTTGTAGAAAATTCAAGTGCAGAGTATCAAAAAAGGTAGCTTATATAGCTAAATTAAAAGCACTGAAGTTGCTGCAAGGGTCACACGAGGAGCAGTTTAGCAAGATAAGGAATTATTGTGCGGAGTTTAAAAGATCAGACGAAGGAGCCACAATAATTTTGAAGTTAAATGAGGATGATGAAGGGGTAAGCAGATTTCAAAGGTTATACATCTGTTTCACAGCTTGTAGAGTGGGGTTCAAAGATTTTTGCAGACGTGTCATTGGTGTTGATGGATGTTTTCTTAAAGGAAAATACGGTGGACAATTGTTGACAGCTGTGGGATTAGATCCCAATAGTAACATATTTCCACTATGTTATGCATTGGTTGAGCGTGATAATGACAGTTGGACATGGTTTTTGAAGCTGTTGGATGATGATATTGGACCTTTGAATGAAGATAGTTGGACCTTTATGTCAGACAAGCAGAAGGGACTAATTCCTGCGTTTGAGGATTTGTTCCTTTATGCAGCGCATCAATTTTGTGTAAGACATTTGCACAGCAATATGAAACACGATGGATTCAAGAGCCTATCGATTAAGAACGCATTATGGGCTGCAGCAAAAGCAACAAGAATTGAAGAATTTCATCGACGAATGCAGGTACTAAAGGCCATTGAACCAGCTGCCTATGAATGTCTTGGGAAGAAGCCTGAAAATCACTGGACCAGGTCACACTTTAGCACTGTTTCGAAAACTGACATCTTGACAAACAATATGTGTGAAATTTTCAATAGTATGATATTAGATTCCAGGGAGATGCCAATAATCCAGATGTTCGAGTCAATAAGAAATATGTTGATGAATAGATTTGTGATGAATAGGGAGAAGGCCAAAAAATGGAACAGTGAAATTTGTCCAAAGATAAGAGATTTGTTGGTTCAGAATTCGAAATTGGATGCTGGATATTCACCTATGATGTCATATGAAATGCATTTCCAAATAATGAATATGTCTGAGCAGCATTCTGTTGACCTATCTACTAGGTCTTGTAGTTGCAGGAAATGGGATTTGACTGGCATTCCTTGCAAACATGCTATATGTGCGATTTGGTACAAGAAAGAAGATCCGGGGGCATGCATTCATCCTCATTACATGACCAACACATACAACAGATGCTATGCAATGTCAATAATGCCTGTAAATGGACAAGATTTGTGGCCTGACTGCGATTTTACACCACCATTACCTCCAGTGTACACTGAAAAAATTGGAAGACCGGCAAAATTACGAAGAAGGGAACCAGATGAACCACCCCCTGCATCTAAGAACAAACAAGCTCAGAAAAAGGCGCGTAAGTTGAATGGTGCTAAAAGATCCACCAGTTGCAGGAAATGTGGTAAACCAGGCCATAACCAGAGGTCGTGCAAGGTGAATGTAGAGGTGCAACAACCTATGGAAACACAACAAAGCACTGCTTTGGCAGAGGAGACTACAACAGCTACTACTATGCCTACAAAGAAAGATCTG GTGAATGAGTCCGTTGATATTCAGAAACCTGCTTTTGTCAAGGGTGGAAGAAACTTCACTACGGTAGCACGACTCAGAGCTTACAAAAATGCTATAAGTGGAATGGGACAATCAAGCTCTTCTCCAATGCATCTATCTCAAGAATCTGttaaaaagaaataa
- the LOC140863704 gene encoding uncharacterized protein isoform X3 gives MKDTFATNPKLGTKEFKDYICRKFKCRVSKKVAYIAKLKALKLLQGSHEEQFSKIRNYCAEFKRSDEGATIILKLNEDDEGVSRFQRLYICFTACRVGFKDFCRRVIGVDGCFLKGKYGGQLLTAVGLDPNSNIFPLCYALVERDNDSWTWFLKLLDDDIGPLNEDSWTFMSDKQKGLIPAFEDLFLYAAHQFCVRHLHSNMKHDGFKSLSIKNALWAAAKATRIEEFHRRMQVLKAIEPAAYECLGKKPENHWTRSCSCRKWDLTGIPCKHAICAIWYKKEDPGACIHPHYMTNTYNRCYAMSIMPVNGQDLWPDCDFTPPLPPVYTEKIGRPAKLRRREPDEPPPASKNKQAQKKARKLNGAKRSTSCRKCGKPGHNQRSCKVNVEVQQPMETQQSTALAEETTTATTMPTKKDLAKRPSHSAACSSTISSTKVNESVDIQKPAFVKGGRNFTTVARLRAYKNAISGMGQSSSSPMHLSQESVKKK, from the exons ATGAAAGATACCTTTGCAACAAATCCTAAATTGGGAACAAAAGAATTTAAGGATTATATTTGTAGAAAATTCAAGTGCAGAGTATCAAAAAAGGTAGCTTATATAGCTAAATTAAAAGCACTGAAGTTGCTGCAAGGGTCACACGAGGAGCAGTTTAGCAAGATAAGGAATTATTGTGCGGAGTTTAAAAGATCAGACGAAGGAGCCACAATAATTTTGAAGTTAAATGAGGATGATGAAGGGGTAAGCAGATTTCAAAGGTTATACATCTGTTTCACAGCTTGTAGAGTGGGGTTCAAAGATTTTTGCAGACGTGTCATTGGTGTTGATGGATGTTTTCTTAAAGGAAAATACGGTGGACAATTGTTGACAGCTGTGGGATTAGATCCCAATAGTAACATATTTCCACTATGTTATGCATTGGTTGAGCGTGATAATGACAGTTGGACATGGTTTTTGAAGCTGTTGGATGATGATATTGGACCTTTGAATGAAGATAGTTGGACCTTTATGTCAGACAAGCAGAAGGGACTAATTCCTGCGTTTGAGGATTTGTTCCTTTATGCAGCGCATCAATTTTGTGTAAGACATTTGCACAGCAATATGAAACACGATGGATTCAAGAGCCTATCGATTAAGAACGCATTATGGGCTGCAGCAAAAGCAACAAGAATTGAAGAATTTCATCGACGAATGCAGGTACTAAAGGCCATTGAACCAGCTGCCTATGAATGTCTTGGGAAGAAGCCTGAAAATCACTGGACCAG GTCTTGTAGTTGCAGGAAATGGGATTTGACTGGCATTCCTTGCAAACATGCTATATGTGCGATTTGGTACAAGAAAGAAGATCCGGGGGCATGCATTCATCCTCATTACATGACCAACACATACAACAGATGCTATGCAATGTCAATAATGCCTGTAAATGGACAAGATTTGTGGCCTGACTGCGATTTTACACCACCATTACCTCCAGTGTACACTGAAAAAATTGGAAGACCGGCAAAATTACGAAGAAGGGAACCAGATGAACCACCCCCTGCATCTAAGAACAAACAAGCTCAGAAAAAGGCGCGTAAGTTGAATGGTGCTAAAAGATCCACCAGTTGCAGGAAATGTGGTAAACCAGGCCATAACCAGAGGTCGTGCAAGGTGAATGTAGAGGTGCAACAACCTATGGAAACACAACAAAGCACTGCTTTGGCAGAGGAGACTACAACAGCTACTACTATGCCTACAAAGAAAGATCTG GCAAAGAGACCTAGTCATAGTGCAGCTTGCTCGAGCACAATATCATCCACGAAA GTGAATGAGTCCGTTGATATTCAGAAACCTGCTTTTGTCAAGGGTGGAAGAAACTTCACTACGGTAGCACGACTCAGAGCTTACAAAAATGCTATAAGTGGAATGGGACAATCAAGCTCTTCTCCAATGCATCTATCTCAAGAATCTGttaaaaagaaataa